Proteins encoded together in one Triticum dicoccoides isolate Atlit2015 ecotype Zavitan chromosome 7B, WEW_v2.0, whole genome shotgun sequence window:
- the LOC119341433 gene encoding auxin-responsive protein SAUR72-like has translation MKRLLSRLSHAATADACAAAAYQPLRPDAAAKDSSMAVTSSSSFFGARRLGRGARVPEGHVPVCVGEEGGPVERFAVRAELLGQPAFKALLRRAAQEYGYGHPGALRIPCAVANFRRLLLGVSDPGCQATDDDDSALYY, from the coding sequence ATGAAGCGCCTCCTCAGCCGGCTCTCCCACGCGGCCACGGCAgacgcctgcgccgccgccgcgtacCAGCCGCTCCGGCCCGACGCGGCCGCGAAGGACTCCTCCATGGCAGTTACGTCCTCGTCCTCTTTCTTCGGCGCGCGAAGGCTTGGGCGGGGCGCGAGGGTGCCGGAGGGGCATGTGCCGGTGTGCGTCGGCGAGGAGGGCGGCCCCGTGGAGCGCTTCGCCGTGCGGGCCGAGCTCCTGGGCCAGCCGGCGTTCAAGGCCCTGCTCCGACGCGCCGCACAGGAGTACGGCTACGGCCACCCGGGCGCGCTCCGCATCCCCTGCGCCGTGGCCAACTTCCGCCGCCTCCTCCTTGGCGTCTCCGACCCCGGCTGCCAGGCCACCGACGACGACGACTCTGCGCTCTACTACTAG